In Miscanthus floridulus cultivar M001 chromosome 19, ASM1932011v1, whole genome shotgun sequence, the DNA window CCTAACTCCCAACTAGctagtactactactacatcTTGAAAAGAGAATGGAATTGCTCCTTGAGGTGTGTTCTGAGAGggggggtgaaaggtccttgtttggttttggtaattgagtgacaacttaggtggactaattgtgtttatgtgagatacacaggtgattagtccataggtacatatgtgtgagcaacatatgccatgaaggtgaaaatggcttagagatgttgcaaagctcacacatgtgatgatgaaggagcttattgcacatgagacatgacattgagtcatgtgatcaaggtggagaagatcaagacaagacttggcttgatggaccggttgcaagcgcgaagggcaagtcgaaggctttggagtgatggaccgcgtggcggtgaagcttgagcaagacttggcgccgatggacgatggcaacggtgaagagcaagtgaagtcaagatcgatgaaccaatatgatcacgtgatgatatgaagtgcatcatatcattgttgatcatgttggtgcatgtgttgcatcgacattggaggagatgggatggaatgcgcaaggcaaaggtataacctagggcattttatttcaccggtcataggtgtgtagagaagtatatgaccgggtttaggatagatggccgtactatcaagaggggcaaacttgtttgcatatcggtcatctagtgccactcgagtgatctaactttgcatcgtcgctaggatcgagtggcgtggcaagttgagtggctaacatcctttgggaaatgattgtgaaaagttaacacatacacatggtggtgtactcttggtggtgttggcacatttacaaaggaggtggtgtttgcagggttgagatgggtttgggtccctctctccctcccaccaagcttgcgaggcgggcttcggcgctttcgggtaaatggaatgcctattttctattgcggcggatgcaaattcttggtggttggcacatttgagcaagggtgaagaagttagagttgaaatggagttggtcgaaatgatgctggcatcggtctactgaccggacgctgggtcactcagcgaacggacgctgaaaggctacgtccggtcgagctgtcagacagcACAGtgccgagggtattgcaccggacactggtctgtgtccggtcaaggtggaccggacgcgtccgatcgaagaaatacgcctcggggagcttactggaaacgaccggacgctgaggattctgcgtccggtcagttttaccgctGTGTCcgatcaggtcaagtgaccgttggaatcaggacacgtggccgtctgtgggcgaccggacgctaaggtccagcgtccggtcaacacgaccggagcgtccggtcagcctgacttttgcccagtgaaggggtaacggctagtttagcccttggggctataaatagaagtggctctTGGCCATGGCTagggtggagcaccttgggggactttgtgtccatgcttgagagtgcttaggagccctccatctcacacatacttgatagtgatcatccgattgtgtgagtgagcgattctagtgcgattgcatcatgaggttgcatcgagtggcactaggtgatcgagttgcaagctggtggtgcttgttactcttggaggttgacacctcctagatggcttggtggtggtctccgtggaagcccgcaagaagcttgtgcggcgctccggagaagtgcttgtgaggggcattgtgctcgccccgcgggagccgcgaagagcaactctagtaaagcatgtcattgagctaccctcactcaaggggtaggttcttgtggcgcccgacgtgcgggcttagcgggtgatgctaattagccgccaaaccaccaagtgagcggttgacacaacagggactagtgtgttggcaaacacgtgaacctcgggagaaaaatcatcgtgtcaaccttattcttcccgttggtttgcatccccattacacaagcttgcaattacttttatacatattaagcttgtgtagttgctcttgtaattagatagcttgtgtagcttgctaattaccttcttgcttgtgtagcatagaagtagctcccttgcgtggctaatttggttttagtaaccttgttagtcacattgcttagtttgtgtagctaagtatttgtgctctctaattaggcattggttgccttgttattgaggattgctagtgagcttagttagctttgtgcttttgcttactagcatgtgtagaagctctcttattacttaaagtactagtggcataggtttgtgtgaccttgctcctagaattgattaagagagctctagctagcccgacacctttgttacataattgttatctttgaaaggtgctagtgaacatatatagtggggtatagtcttggctagaccgatagttttaattccgcatttgtatcggttagccgacgcgattgagttttagaaaagactattcaccccccctctagtctgtcatctcgaccctacagtagGCCATCATCGTCTGTAAACAAGACGTAGACCATTGTTATGTCCTCCAACTTTTCAAGAGTGGAGAGTGATATAAGGGATTCATTGCTCACCTGCAAAACAAGAGACAAGAAATTGGAGCTCACTTGATTCACGCACGTGAAATAGCATCTATGTTGGCAAGAGAACAATCTCATAAACTATTAAACTCTAAGAAGAATCTTAATGTTTTTAAGGAAACAACATCCTACTAGCATTGCCACATTTGTCCCCCATTCTAGTCAGTTCACAGATGATTGAACACTTCTAAATTCTCAACAGGTCAAGTCACAATCATTTTCAATTAAATCCATCAGAGGCTTCAGACCAATCGTAGTATTGACCAAAGAGACTGATACGAATTTCAGGGATGCTACCTTGAGGTAGGAGATGTCAACGCTGCGAAGCTCGGGACACTTCTTGGTGAGCAACTCGATGCCAATGTCAAAGATCTCACGGCACCACTTGACGCTGAGCTTCTCCAGCCCAGGGCACCCGACGGTGACCTTGGCGAGCCCCACATCGGTGACGCTGAGGCACTTGTCCATGACGAGCTCCCTGAGCCCCGTGGCAGTGGCGAGGGCGGCCATCTCCCTGTCCTCAGTGGCGACACAGTGGGACAGGCCTCGGCTCGCGCGAAGGCGCGGCTGGCGAGGAGGTAGGACTTGCGGTCACGCGGGTCGCACACGGCCACCCGCGCGTGCGTGAGCAGGTCCAGCGACAGCGAggggtgcttagtgtttggtagaagacaagcgcctctgaaggtgtgttattttgggctaTTCTGCCATAGTTACACTGGTCGGTAGCCACCCTTGTAGGTCGGTAGCCacacgtggcaagttgagtggctaacatcctttgggaaatgattgtgaaaagctaacacacatacacatggtggtgtactcttggtggtgttggcacatttacaaaggaggtggtgtttgcagggttgagatgggtttgggtccctctctccctcccgccaaaCTTGCGAGGCGGGCTTCGGCGCTTTCGGgtaaatggaatgcctattttctattgcggcggatgcaaattcttggtggttggcacatttgagcaagggtgaagaagttagagttgaaatagagttggtcgaaatgatgctggcgtcggtctactgaccggacgctgggtcactcagcgaccggacgctgaaaggctgcgtccggtcgagctgtcagacagcACAGTGCCGAGGGTAttgcactggacgctggtc includes these proteins:
- the LOC136526253 gene encoding F-box/LRR-repeat protein 3-like — protein: MAALATATGLRELVMDKCLSVTDVGLAKVTVGCPGLEKLSVKWCREIFDIGIELLTKKCPELRSVDISYLKVSNESLISLSTLEKLEDITMVYVLFTDDDGLL